In the genome of Oncorhynchus clarkii lewisi isolate Uvic-CL-2024 chromosome 22, UVic_Ocla_1.0, whole genome shotgun sequence, one region contains:
- the LOC139380367 gene encoding growth/differentiation factor 8: MHLTQVLIYLSFMVAFGPVGLGDQTAHHQPPATDDGEQCSTCEVRQQIKNMRLHAIKSQILSKLRLKQAPNISRDVVKQLLPKAPPLQQLLDQYDVLGDDNKDGLMEEDDEHAITETIMTMATEPESIVQVDRKPKCCLFSFSSKIQVNRIVHAQLWVHLLPADEVTTVFLQISRLMPVTDGGRHIGIRSLKIDVNAGVSSWQSIDVKQVLSVWLRQPETNWGIEINAFDSKGNDLAVTSAEAGEGLQPFMEVTISEGPKRFRRDSGLDCDENSPESRCCRYPLTVDFEDFGWDWIIAPKRYKANYCSGECEYMHLQKYPHTHLVNKANPRGTAGPCCTPTKMSPINMLYFNRKEQIIYGKIPSMVVDRCGCS, from the exons ATGCATCTGACGCAGGTTCTGATTTATCTCAGTTTCATGGTTGCTTTCGGTCCAGTGGGTCTTGGTGATCAAACCGCGCACCACCAGCCCCCTGCCACGGATGACGGCGAGCAGTGCTCAACATGCGAGGTCCGACAGCAGATCAAAAACATGAGATTACACGCCATCAAGTCCCAAATTCTTAGCAAACTGCGACTCAAGCAAGCTCCCAATATCAGCAGAGATGTTGTCAAGCAGCTCCTGCCTAAGGCACCACCTTTGCAGCAACTTCTTGACCAGTACGATGTTCTTGGAGATGACAATAAGGATGGACTTATGGAAGAAGATGATGAACATGCCATCACAGAAACAATCATGACAATGGCCACTGAAC CCGAATCCATCGTCCAAGTCGATCGGAAACCCAAGTGTTGCTTATTCTCCTTCAGTTCGAAGATTCAGGTGAACCGCATAGTTCATGCGCAGTTATGGGTGCACCTTTTGCCAGCTGACGAAGTCACCACCGTGTTTCTGCAAATCTCCCGCCTGATGCCTGTCACGGACGGGGGCAGGCACATAGGTATCCGGTCTCTAAAGATCGACGTGAATGCAGGAGTCAGCTCTTGGCAAAGTATCGACGTGAAACAAGTGCTGTCCGTATGGCTGCGGCAGCCGGAGACGAATTGGGGGATCGAGATTAATGCGTTCGACTCGAAGGGAAATGATCTGGCGGTTACCTCAGCAGAAGCGGGAGAAGGACTG CAACCCTTCATGGAGGTGACGATTTCAGAGGGCCCAAAGCGCTTCAGGAGAGACTCGGGCCTGGACTGTGACGAGAACTCCCCCGAGTCCCGCTGTTGCCGCTACCCGCTCACGGTAGACTTTGAAGACTTTGGCTGGGACTGGATTATTGCCCCCAAGCGCTACAAGGCCAACTACTGCTCTGGTGAGTGCGAGTACATGCACCTGCAGAAGTACCCCCACACCCACCTGGTGAACAAGGCTAACCCTCGCGGCACTGCCGGGCCCTGTTGCACCCCCACCAAGATGTCCCCCATCAACATGCTCTATTTCAACCGCAAAGAGCAGATAATCTACGGCAAGATCCCCTCCATGGTGGTGGACCGATGCGGCTGCTCGTGA
- the c22h2orf88 gene encoding small membrane A-kinase anchor protein, with the protein MGCVKSKKSDPTQYANSVEKVDGKLGKRWGENALLVHSETGSGKDSARVDPILLEYAQRLSEEIVARAVQQWLEVDSRYSDIPYIECDVP; encoded by the coding sequence ATGGGATGCGTCAAATCCAAGAAGAGCGATCCGACCCAGTACGCCAACTCGGTGGAGAAGGTGGACGGCAAGCTTGGGAAGCGATGGGGCGAGAATGCGCTGCTGGTCCACTCTGAGACGGGGTCAGGGAAAGACTCTGCCCGGGTGGACCCCATCCTGCTGGAGTACGCCCAGCGGCTGTCGGAGGAGATTGTGGCCCGGGCAGTGCAGCAGTGGCTGGAGGTGGACAGCCGCTACAGTGACATCCCCTACATCGAGTGTGACGTGccatga